The following proteins come from a genomic window of Citrobacter europaeus:
- the fliA gene encoding RNA polymerase sigma factor FliA produces MNSLYTAEGVMDKHSLWQRYVPLVRHEALRLQVRLPASVELDDLLQAGGIGLLNAVDRYDALQGTAFTTYAVQRIRGAMLDELRSRDWVPRSVRRNAREVAQAMGQLEQELGRNATETEVAERLAIPVQEYRQMLLDTNNSQLFSYDEWREEHGDSIELVTEEHQQENPLQQLLEGNLRQRVMDAIEALPEREKLVLTLYYQEELNLKEIGAVLEVGESRVSQLHSQAIKRLRTKLGKL; encoded by the coding sequence GTGAATTCACTGTATACCGCTGAAGGTGTAATGGATAAACACTCGCTGTGGCAGCGTTATGTACCGTTGGTGCGTCACGAAGCATTGCGCCTTCAGGTGCGTTTGCCGGCGAGCGTAGAACTGGATGACCTGCTACAAGCGGGCGGCATCGGGTTATTGAATGCAGTTGACCGATATGACGCTTTGCAAGGAACGGCATTTACCACTTACGCAGTGCAGCGTATTCGTGGAGCGATGCTGGACGAACTACGTAGCCGGGACTGGGTGCCGCGTAGCGTTCGGCGCAATGCTCGCGAAGTGGCACAGGCGATGGGACAACTGGAGCAGGAATTAGGGCGTAACGCGACTGAAACCGAAGTGGCGGAGCGTCTGGCTATTCCTGTGCAAGAGTATCGTCAGATGTTGCTTGATACCAATAACAGCCAGCTCTTCTCTTATGACGAGTGGCGGGAAGAGCATGGCGATAGTATTGAGCTGGTGACGGAAGAACATCAGCAGGAAAACCCGTTACAACAGCTACTTGAGGGTAACCTCCGCCAGCGCGTGATGGACGCGATCGAGGCGTTGCCGGAGCGCGAAAAGCTGGTGTTAACGCTGTACTACCAGGAAGAGCTGAATCTGAAAGAGATTGGCGCGGTACTGGAAGTCGGGGAATCACGGGTCAGCCAGTTGCACAGTCAGGCCATCAAACGTCTACGCACCAAGCTGGGTAAGCTATAG
- a CDS encoding FliC/FljB family flagellin: MAQVINTNSLSLLTQNNLNKSQSSLSSAIERLSSGLRINSAKDDAAGQAIANRFTSNIKGLTQASRNANDGISIAQTTEGSLSEINNNLQRVRELAVQSSTGTNSQSDLDSIQAEITQRLNEIDRVSGQTQFNGVKVLAKDNTLTIQVGANDGETIDINLKEINSKTLGLDSLSVQDGYKTSATVVGAATYKDGVALTGPAQGLIDTAVGGTAGKGKATIEFKDGQHYISVTGSDETDPTKGDGMYKATIDGTTGAVTFGAKDATGITKAETTTVTKNQVVDTPAAKPVTTDAATALADAGVTGATAANTTLVKMSFEDKNGKVIDGGYALENGGKYYAADYKDGKITAKTVAYTDDKGVSKEAAVQFGGVNGKTEIATVGGKQYLASSVKDHNFKSGAALNEVAAVKTEGPLAKIDAALAQVADLRSDLGAVQNRFNSTITNLGNTVNNLSEARSRIEDADYATEVSNMSRANILQQAGTSVLAQANQTTQNVLSLLR; this comes from the coding sequence ATGGCACAAGTCATCAATACAAACAGCCTGTCGCTGTTGACCCAGAATAACCTGAACAAATCTCAGTCTTCCCTGAGCTCCGCTATCGAGCGTCTGTCCTCTGGTCTGCGTATCAACAGCGCGAAAGATGATGCTGCTGGTCAGGCGATTGCTAACCGCTTCACCTCTAACATCAAAGGTCTGACTCAGGCGTCCCGTAACGCCAACGATGGTATCTCCATCGCGCAGACCACTGAAGGTTCTCTGTCTGAAATCAACAACAACCTGCAGCGTGTTCGTGAGCTGGCGGTTCAGTCTTCTACTGGTACCAACTCCCAGTCTGACCTCGACTCTATCCAGGCTGAAATCACTCAGCGTCTGAACGAAATCGACCGCGTATCTGGTCAGACCCAGTTCAACGGCGTGAAAGTGCTGGCGAAAGACAACACCCTGACCATCCAGGTCGGTGCCAACGATGGCGAAACCATCGATATCAACCTGAAAGAAATTAACTCCAAAACTCTGGGTCTGGATAGCCTGAGCGTGCAGGACGGTTATAAGACTAGCGCTACAGTTGTAGGTGCAGCAACCTATAAAGACGGTGTCGCTCTTACCGGACCTGCTCAAGGGTTAATTGATACTGCAGTTGGGGGCACTGCTGGTAAAGGTAAGGCGACGATTGAGTTTAAAGATGGTCAGCATTATATAAGCGTCACTGGTTCGGATGAAACGGATCCAACCAAAGGTGACGGCATGTACAAGGCGACAATCGATGGGACTACTGGTGCCGTAACCTTTGGTGCTAAAGATGCAACAGGCATTACCAAAGCAGAAACTACAACCGTTACCAAAAATCAGGTTGTAGATACTCCTGCAGCTAAACCAGTTACAACAGATGCAGCAACAGCGTTGGCTGATGCAGGTGTTACCGGTGCAACTGCTGCCAACACCACCTTGGTGAAAATGTCTTTTGAAGACAAAAACGGTAAAGTGATTGATGGCGGCTATGCTCTGGAAAACGGTGGCAAATACTACGCTGCTGATTACAAAGACGGCAAAATCACTGCTAAAACTGTTGCATACACCGACGATAAAGGTGTTAGCAAAGAAGCCGCTGTTCAGTTTGGTGGTGTGAACGGTAAAACTGAAATCGCTACCGTAGGTGGAAAACAGTACCTGGCATCCAGCGTAAAAGATCACAACTTCAAATCTGGTGCAGCGCTGAACGAAGTCGCTGCCGTGAAAACTGAAGGCCCACTGGCTAAAATCGACGCAGCGCTGGCTCAGGTTGCTGACCTGCGTTCCGACCTGGGTGCGGTACAGAACCGTTTCAACTCTACCATCACCAACCTGGGTAACACCGTAAACAACCTGTCTGAAGCACGTAGCCGTATCGAAGATGCTGACTACGCGACCGAAGTGTCCAACATGTCTCGTGCAAACATTCTGCAACAGGCAGGTACTTCTGTACTGGCACAGGCTAACCAGACCACGCAGAACGTTCTGTCTCTGCTGCGTTAA
- the fliD gene encoding flagellar filament capping protein FliD, with translation MPSFTSLGVGSNLPLDTLLTNLTTAEKKRLTPITQQQSANTSRLTAYGTLKSALEKFQTANTALNNADLFKSTTATSSTEDLKVSTTAGAAPGKYTVSVTQLAQAQSLSTTAKITSTKEQLGDTSVDERTITISQPGRKEPLEIKLGKGETSLEDIRDAINDADSGISASLVKVKEDDYQLVLTAESGTESEMTISVSNDAKLSDLLSYDSKAGSGKMKQLVGAQNAQLTVNGIDIERQSNTVTDAPQGITLQLTKEVKDASITVTKSDEKATTAIKAWVEAYNSLVDTFGTLTKYKEVEPGEAASADNGALLGDSVLRTIQNGIRAPFANSGSESPFKTMSEIGITQDGGTGKLKIDEEKLAKALKDNTAATRELLVGDGKETGITTKIATEVKSYLADDGIIDNAQDNINANLKLLTKQYLTVSNSIDEVVARYKAQFTQLDSMMSKLNSTSTYLGQQFSAMNNS, from the coding sequence ATGCCTTCATTTACATCACTGGGCGTTGGTTCGAACTTACCGCTGGATACATTGCTGACAAACTTAACCACTGCTGAGAAAAAGCGTTTAACGCCGATTACTCAGCAGCAGAGCGCTAACACCTCGCGTCTGACCGCGTATGGCACGCTAAAAAGTGCATTAGAAAAATTTCAGACTGCGAATACCGCACTGAACAATGCCGATCTGTTTAAAAGCACCACTGCTACCAGCAGCACAGAAGATTTAAAAGTCAGCACCACCGCGGGCGCTGCTCCAGGGAAATACACCGTCAGCGTCACTCAACTGGCGCAGGCACAGTCATTATCGACTACGGCGAAAATTACCTCGACTAAAGAACAGTTGGGCGATACCAGCGTCGATGAACGTACGATTACGATTTCCCAACCGGGCCGTAAAGAGCCACTGGAAATCAAATTAGGCAAAGGCGAAACCTCACTGGAAGATATTCGCGATGCCATAAATGATGCCGACAGCGGTATTTCCGCAAGTCTGGTGAAGGTTAAAGAAGACGACTACCAGTTGGTGTTAACCGCAGAAAGCGGCACTGAAAGTGAAATGACCATCTCGGTGTCCAACGACGCAAAACTGAGCGATTTACTGTCCTATGACAGCAAAGCCGGCAGCGGGAAAATGAAACAGCTGGTCGGGGCGCAAAATGCGCAATTGACGGTCAACGGCATTGATATTGAACGTCAAAGCAATACTGTAACTGACGCTCCGCAGGGCATCACGCTCCAGCTGACCAAAGAAGTAAAAGATGCGTCTATCACGGTAACAAAAAGTGATGAAAAAGCCACCACGGCGATCAAGGCCTGGGTAGAAGCCTATAACTCACTGGTGGATACCTTTGGCACGCTGACGAAATATAAAGAAGTTGAACCGGGTGAAGCGGCCAGCGCCGATAACGGCGCGTTACTGGGCGACAGTGTTCTCCGTACAATTCAAAACGGCATTCGTGCGCCATTTGCTAACAGCGGCAGCGAGTCCCCGTTTAAAACCATGTCTGAGATTGGTATTACGCAGGATGGCGGCACTGGCAAGTTAAAAATTGATGAAGAAAAACTGGCTAAGGCACTGAAAGATAACACGGCAGCGACCCGTGAACTGTTGGTGGGTGACGGCAAAGAGACCGGTATTACCACTAAGATTGCCACCGAAGTAAAAAGCTATCTGGCCGATGACGGCATTATCGATAATGCGCAAGACAATATTAACGCCAACCTGAAGCTGCTGACTAAACAGTATCTGACCGTCAGCAACAGTATTGATGAAGTCGTTGCTCGTTATAAAGCCCAGTTTACCCAACTGGATTCCATGATGAGTAAGCTGAACAGCACCAGTACCTATCTGGGCCAACAATTTTCAGCGATGAATAATTCCTGA
- the fliS gene encoding flagellar export chaperone FliS — MYTASGTKAYAQVSVESAVMSANPHQLIEMLFDGANSALVRARLFMQQGDIVAKGEALSKAINIIDNGLKAGLDHEKGGELATHLSSLYDYMVRRLLHANLNNDCQAIEEVEGLLGNIADAWKQISPNASSQESR; from the coding sequence ATGTATACCGCGAGCGGTACCAAAGCCTATGCACAGGTCAGCGTGGAAAGCGCCGTAATGAGCGCCAATCCACATCAGCTGATTGAAATGTTGTTTGATGGTGCGAACAGCGCCCTGGTGCGCGCTCGCCTGTTTATGCAGCAGGGTGATATCGTCGCCAAAGGTGAAGCGTTAAGTAAAGCCATCAATATTATTGATAATGGCCTGAAAGCCGGCCTGGACCACGAAAAAGGGGGAGAACTCGCCACCCATCTCTCTTCATTGTATGACTATATGGTTCGCCGCTTACTGCACGCTAATCTGAATAATGATTGTCAAGCCATTGAAGAAGTCGAAGGGTTACTCGGCAACATTGCGGATGCCTGGAAACAGATCTCACCGAACGCGTCGTCCCAGGAGTCTCGTTAA
- the fliT gene encoding flagella biosynthesis regulatory protein FliT yields the protein MTSAVEFINRWQRIALLSHSLLELAQRGEWDLLLEQEVTYLQSIEVVMEEQTPPGITRSIQDLVAGYIKQTLDNEQLLKTLLQQRLDELSNLIGQSTRQKTLNNAYGRLSGMLLVPDAPTAPQ from the coding sequence ATGACCTCAGCCGTGGAGTTTATCAACCGTTGGCAGCGCATCGCGCTACTCAGTCACTCGCTGCTGGAACTGGCGCAGCGTGGTGAATGGGACCTTTTACTGGAACAGGAAGTTACCTATCTGCAAAGTATTGAAGTGGTCATGGAAGAGCAAACTCCACCAGGCATTACGCGAAGTATTCAGGACTTAGTGGCCGGGTACATTAAACAGACGCTGGATAACGAACAACTGCTCAAAACATTGTTGCAGCAGCGCCTGGATGAACTCAGCAATCTCATCGGTCAGTCGACGCGCCAAAAGACGCTGAATAACGCCTATGGTCGTCTTTCCGGCATGCTGTTAGTCCCCGACGCCCCCACTGCCCCACAATAA